In Halopseudomonas xinjiangensis, a single genomic region encodes these proteins:
- a CDS encoding TRAP transporter substrate-binding protein yields the protein MNWRNSCIGVAALALAACGSENKEDTEVSAGVEEQTSTGQVEIWRFGLEEIEGSVQHEYGTRFSELISQRTDGAVEVRLFPYGQLGGLTDIYDQVQSGAIELAFGSGFLGGTVPESQLFSLNFVLTEDEKRNAELLNDPEFRKHDALVGAFNERDLHPLAIVPEGWQVWTANKEIRTPQDFDGVAIRTMDNRLLRETYSAYGADPTTMEYGEVFSGLQLGQIDANIQPVFAHEEMDFYQVQDYMIFANQAQFIATFMANQDWYEGLSDERKQLIDDVVTEMVPHIHEVQTRLNSERLNTITENSDIQIIELTEEERAAFRERSLPVRDTFVEMVGDRGQTLMQYLLDKVGDQGSNSAAGESEASEVPMPVQEAPTGEQSGAVEVEQEVRDAA from the coding sequence ATGAACTGGCGTAATAGCTGTATTGGTGTGGCAGCACTGGCCCTGGCGGCCTGCGGATCGGAGAACAAGGAAGACACCGAAGTATCGGCCGGAGTCGAAGAGCAGACCTCGACCGGACAGGTGGAAATCTGGCGCTTCGGCCTGGAGGAAATCGAAGGTAGCGTACAGCACGAATACGGCACGCGGTTCTCGGAGCTCATCAGCCAGCGCACCGATGGTGCGGTTGAAGTGAGGTTGTTCCCCTATGGCCAGCTCGGCGGTCTGACCGACATCTATGATCAGGTCCAGTCCGGCGCAATCGAGCTGGCGTTCGGTTCGGGCTTTCTCGGCGGGACGGTTCCCGAATCGCAGCTGTTCAGCCTGAACTTCGTTCTGACCGAAGATGAGAAGCGCAACGCGGAGCTGCTCAACGATCCGGAATTCCGCAAGCATGATGCGTTGGTCGGAGCCTTCAACGAGCGCGACCTGCATCCGCTGGCGATCGTTCCGGAAGGCTGGCAGGTCTGGACCGCCAACAAGGAAATCCGCACGCCACAGGACTTCGATGGCGTGGCAATCCGTACCATGGACAACCGCCTGCTGCGCGAGACGTACAGCGCCTATGGTGCCGACCCGACCACCATGGAATACGGCGAAGTGTTCAGCGGCCTGCAATTGGGCCAGATCGACGCCAACATCCAACCCGTGTTTGCCCATGAAGAAATGGACTTCTATCAGGTCCAGGACTACATGATCTTTGCCAATCAGGCCCAGTTCATCGCCACCTTCATGGCGAACCAGGACTGGTACGAAGGTCTGTCTGACGAGCGCAAGCAACTCATCGATGATGTCGTGACCGAGATGGTCCCGCACATCCACGAGGTGCAGACGCGGTTGAACAGCGAGCGACTGAACACGATCACCGAAAACAGCGATATCCAGATCATCGAACTGACCGAAGAAGAACGCGCGGCATTCCGTGAGCGCAGTCTGCCAGTTCGCGACACTTTCGTTGAAATGGTCGGTGACCGCGGTCAGACGCTGATGCAGTATCTGCTCGACAAGGTGGGCGATCAGGGCTCGAACAGCGCAGCCGGCGAGTCAGAGGCCAGCGAAGTGCCGATGCCGGTTCAGGAGGCCCCCACCGGTGAGCAGAGTGGTGCTGTCGAGGTCGAGCAGGAGGTACGCGACGCCGCTTGA
- a CDS encoding DUF2789 domain-containing protein encodes MDTQNKDMATLFEQLGLDSDPASIDNFIASHRPLADDLKVTEAPFWSESQKAFLRESLMADADWEPIVDELNVRLHENIS; translated from the coding sequence ATGGACACGCAGAACAAAGACATGGCCACGCTGTTCGAGCAGCTCGGACTCGACTCGGACCCGGCGAGCATCGACAATTTCATCGCCAGTCACCGCCCGCTCGCGGACGATCTAAAGGTGACCGAAGCACCGTTCTGGAGCGAGAGCCAGAAGGCCTTTCTGCGTGAGTCCCTGATGGCTGATGCAGATTGGGAGCCCATCGTCGACGAGCTCAACGTCCGGCTACACGAGAACATCAGCTGA
- a CDS encoding TorF family putative porin: MMKKIAAVVAAATAIGFATVAHAEAFDTAVGELDVSMTATLATDYIWRGQSQTAGAGAVQGSLDIAHESGLYIGAWASNVDAETFGGADVEYDYYAGFGGDITPEIGYDLQWATYTYPKGVNSVDEVIGSLSLYGFNVGAKYAYDPSSSLYGFVDYGFELPYGLGLGLHYGFTDTKDPLDGVRSDETYSDWAVSIGKPILGVDVSLMYSDTDLDEVCGDWYGKDDYCDANFTLAVSKSF, encoded by the coding sequence ATGATGAAAAAAATTGCCGCCGTCGTAGCTGCAGCCACTGCCATCGGCTTCGCCACCGTTGCGCATGCCGAAGCGTTCGACACTGCAGTGGGCGAGCTTGATGTAAGCATGACCGCTACTCTGGCCACCGACTACATCTGGCGCGGCCAGTCGCAGACTGCTGGTGCCGGCGCGGTGCAGGGCAGCCTGGACATCGCCCATGAAAGTGGCCTGTACATCGGTGCCTGGGCGTCCAACGTCGATGCCGAAACGTTCGGCGGCGCTGATGTGGAATATGACTACTATGCAGGCTTCGGCGGCGATATCACCCCCGAGATCGGTTACGACCTGCAGTGGGCGACCTATACCTATCCGAAAGGCGTCAACAGCGTCGACGAAGTCATCGGCAGCCTGAGCCTCTACGGCTTCAACGTCGGCGCGAAGTATGCTTACGACCCGAGCTCGTCCTTGTACGGCTTCGTCGATTACGGCTTCGAACTGCCATATGGCCTGGGACTCGGTCTGCATTACGGATTTACCGACACCAAGGACCCGCTGGACGGCGTGCGCAGCGACGAGACCTACTCGGACTGGGCCGTGTCGATCGGCAAACCGATCCTGGGCGTCGACGTGTCGCTGATGTACAGCGATACAGACCTGGACGAGGTGTGCGGTGACTGGTACGGCAAGGACGACTACTGCGACGCGAACTTCACCCTGGCAGTATCGAAGTCTTTCTAA
- a CDS encoding CAP domain-containing protein yields the protein MSQTRSGTHRRRRQSVAMVLSLAAWPVFAQPTSDSEQLAQLVNQYRESGPSCNGANRADAAPLSPNEKLAQVNLEAGTSWQKALGDAGYQAAQIQALQVSGPTDPKSAMDALRSGYCELLLDGSYSDIGVKRDGRTWQVVLAQPLVADDMGDWRAEGKAVLEAVNEARSSARQCGDRSFEAAPPLEWSDKLGEAALAHSRDMAERGYFSHSSPEGEQVSDRAAEQGYRFRQIGENIGFGQSTPDQVVEGWLLSPGHCANIMKADYTEMGAAYALKRADNTIMWTQVLGRPR from the coding sequence ATGAGCCAAACACGTTCGGGTACGCATCGACGCAGACGCCAATCTGTAGCGATGGTGCTCTCCCTGGCAGCCTGGCCGGTATTTGCACAACCGACCAGCGATAGCGAGCAACTGGCGCAGCTGGTGAATCAGTATCGCGAAAGCGGTCCGTCCTGCAACGGAGCGAATCGTGCTGATGCCGCGCCGCTGTCTCCGAATGAGAAGCTCGCCCAGGTCAATCTGGAAGCCGGGACCAGCTGGCAGAAAGCGCTCGGCGATGCCGGGTACCAGGCAGCGCAGATCCAGGCGCTCCAGGTGTCAGGCCCGACGGACCCGAAGTCGGCCATGGACGCGCTGCGCAGTGGCTATTGCGAACTCCTGCTTGATGGAAGCTATTCCGATATCGGCGTAAAGCGCGACGGTAGAACCTGGCAAGTCGTGCTGGCTCAACCGCTAGTCGCCGATGACATGGGTGACTGGCGTGCCGAGGGCAAGGCAGTGCTCGAGGCGGTCAACGAAGCGCGCAGCTCGGCGCGTCAATGCGGTGATAGATCCTTCGAGGCCGCCCCGCCCCTGGAGTGGTCGGACAAGCTCGGCGAGGCCGCGCTGGCTCACAGCAGGGACATGGCCGAGCGCGGTTATTTCTCGCATAGCTCTCCCGAGGGTGAGCAAGTCAGCGATCGCGCCGCCGAGCAAGGCTATCGCTTCCGCCAGATTGGCGAAAACATCGGCTTCGGTCAGAGCACGCCGGACCAGGTGGTGGAAGGCTGGCTGCTGAGCCCGGGGCATTGCGCCAATATCATGAAGGCGGACTACACCGAGATGGGCGCAGCGTACGCACTGAAGCGAGCGGATAATACCATCATGTGGACGCAGGTCCTTGGCCGACCCCGCTAA
- the apbC gene encoding iron-sulfur cluster carrier protein ApbC: MTQPSRTAIESALAQYRDPYTGTDLLTSGCLRSLDIDGGHVRANIVLGYAAGGVTGGIAQMLKVAVENVEGVASASVSVRWQVESAPAQGSIPALHNVKNIIAVASGKGGVGKSTTAVNLALALAREGARVGVLDADIYGPSMGLMLGLPEGTRPQVSNGKAFVAPQAHGVQVMSMAFLADENTPMVWRGPMVSGALLQLLTQTAWDDLDYLVVDMPPGTGDIQLTLAQKVPVTGAVIVTTPQDLALLDARRGIEMFRKVNIPVLGVVENMAVHVCSNCGHSEHLFGEGGGERLAEQYGVDLLASMPLSMMIREQADAGRPTVVAEPECQISMIYQDMARHVGARIAARAGQGSGMPNISISDD, from the coding sequence ATGACCCAGCCAAGCCGCACTGCCATCGAATCCGCTTTGGCGCAATATCGCGACCCGTACACCGGTACCGACCTGCTCACCAGCGGGTGCCTTCGTTCGCTGGACATCGATGGTGGTCATGTCCGCGCTAACATTGTCCTCGGCTATGCGGCAGGTGGCGTCACTGGCGGCATCGCGCAGATGCTCAAGGTGGCGGTGGAGAACGTGGAAGGGGTGGCGTCGGCTTCGGTCAGCGTACGCTGGCAGGTCGAGTCAGCACCTGCTCAGGGCTCGATTCCTGCGCTGCATAACGTGAAGAACATCATTGCGGTGGCGTCGGGCAAGGGCGGCGTCGGCAAATCCACCACGGCGGTCAATCTGGCGCTGGCGCTTGCCCGCGAGGGAGCGCGAGTGGGGGTTCTGGATGCAGATATCTACGGCCCGAGCATGGGTCTGATGCTCGGGCTGCCCGAGGGTACCCGGCCGCAAGTGAGCAACGGCAAGGCTTTCGTGGCACCTCAGGCTCACGGCGTTCAGGTGATGTCCATGGCATTTCTGGCTGACGAGAATACCCCGATGGTTTGGCGTGGGCCCATGGTGTCTGGCGCCTTGCTACAACTCCTGACGCAGACCGCATGGGACGACCTGGACTACCTGGTGGTAGATATGCCGCCCGGCACCGGTGACATCCAGCTCACCCTCGCGCAGAAAGTGCCGGTCACCGGTGCCGTCATCGTCACCACTCCACAGGACCTCGCGCTGCTCGACGCACGCCGCGGCATCGAGATGTTCCGCAAGGTAAATATCCCCGTGCTCGGCGTGGTCGAGAACATGGCGGTGCATGTCTGTTCGAACTGCGGTCATTCTGAACATCTGTTCGGTGAGGGCGGGGGTGAGCGGCTTGCCGAACAATACGGTGTCGATCTGCTGGCATCGATGCCGCTGTCGATGATGATTCGCGAGCAGGCGGATGCCGGACGACCGACGGTGGTCGCCGAACCGGAATGCCAGATCAGCATGATCTACCAGGACATGGCCCGGCACGTCGGAGCACGGATTGCTGCGCGTGCAGGGCAGGGCAGCGGGATGCCCAATATCAGCATCAGCGACGACTGA
- a CDS encoding TRAP transporter small permease yields MPEPADTSASNSSKASLTKVLGVLDRTAEHIEEFILGGSVLFLSGLLIVHVLGRQIFGTGVTGQVELTRMSMVIMTFAGLGYGVRKARHISMSAFYDQLRGKPRKLLLMFIHIVTGALMFYLAWHAWDYVSAIQDRGRRSSALQIPLWIPYMAAPVGFALAGIQYWLTVARNLISKDTYRSFSEKERYDEVPNNPSI; encoded by the coding sequence ATGCCCGAGCCTGCCGACACATCGGCCAGCAACTCGTCCAAAGCGTCGCTCACTAAAGTGCTGGGAGTACTCGACCGCACTGCAGAACACATCGAAGAATTCATCCTCGGCGGGAGCGTGCTGTTCCTTTCGGGGCTTCTTATCGTTCACGTGCTGGGCCGGCAGATTTTCGGCACCGGCGTGACCGGTCAGGTCGAACTGACGCGCATGAGCATGGTGATCATGACTTTTGCCGGTCTCGGGTACGGTGTGCGCAAGGCTCGACACATCTCCATGTCGGCCTTCTACGATCAGCTTCGCGGCAAACCACGCAAGCTCCTGCTGATGTTCATCCATATCGTCACCGGTGCGCTGATGTTCTACCTGGCATGGCATGCCTGGGATTACGTCAGCGCCATCCAGGATCGGGGACGCCGCTCCTCCGCACTACAGATTCCGCTGTGGATCCCCTACATGGCCGCACCGGTAGGCTTCGCGCTGGCCGGCATTCAGTACTGGCTGACCGTGGCGAGAAACCTGATTTCGAAGGACACCTACCGGTCGTTTTCGGAAAAAGAGCGCTACGACGAAGTGCCCAACAATCCCAGTATCTGA
- the dcd gene encoding dCTP deaminase, whose translation MSIKSDRWIRRMSEEQGMIEPFVERQVRGAEGSRVISYGVSSYGYDVRCADEFKVFTNIHSATVDPKYFDEKSFVDIKSDVCIIPPNSFALARTVEYFRIPRNVLTICLGKSTYARCGIIVNVTPLEPEWEGHVTLEFSNTTTLPAKIYANEGVAQMLFFESDEECETSYRDRGGKYQGQRGVTLPRA comes from the coding sequence ATGAGCATCAAGTCCGACCGCTGGATCCGTCGCATGTCCGAAGAACAGGGAATGATCGAACCGTTCGTCGAGCGCCAGGTGCGCGGCGCGGAAGGCAGTCGGGTGATTTCGTATGGTGTGTCGAGCTACGGCTACGACGTGCGCTGTGCCGATGAATTCAAGGTGTTCACCAATATTCATTCGGCGACAGTCGATCCGAAGTACTTCGACGAAAAAAGCTTCGTCGATATCAAAAGCGATGTGTGCATCATTCCGCCGAACTCTTTTGCATTGGCACGCACCGTCGAGTATTTCCGAATCCCGCGCAACGTATTGACCATTTGCCTGGGCAAGAGCACCTATGCGCGCTGCGGCATCATCGTCAACGTCACGCCTCTGGAGCCGGAATGGGAAGGCCACGTGACACTGGAGTTCTCCAACACCACCACGCTGCCGGCGAAGATCTACGCCAACGAAGGTGTGGCGCAGATGCTGTTCTTCGAGTCTGACGAAGAATGCGAGACCTCCTATCGCGATCGCGGCGGCAAATATCAGGGCCAGCGCGGCGTGACGTTGCCGCGAGCCTGA
- a CDS encoding CsbD family protein — protein MGNSTEDKLKGKLNETVGKGKQGVGEATDDDSMKGEGKAQEGEGKLQGAKGEVKDKVKKGVDKA, from the coding sequence ATGGGCAACAGCACCGAAGACAAGCTCAAAGGCAAACTCAACGAAACCGTCGGCAAGGGCAAGCAGGGCGTTGGCGAAGCTACCGATGACGACAGCATGAAAGGCGAGGGCAAGGCCCAGGAAGGTGAGGGCAAGCTGCAGGGCGCCAAAGGCGAAGTGAAAGACAAGGTGAAGAAGGGTGTCGACAAGGCCTGA
- a CDS encoding hydroxysqualene dehydroxylase codes for MADPAKPGDPARPDALVVGAGLAGLSCAAFLADAGLRVHVLESSSVAGGRARSWADPTTGHSVDIGPHVLLNKYPNMLALLERLGTADQICWQTDHLLTVLDKHRPIRFKQARLPPPLQYINNLGRVLPTVPLHRLLTNIPLTLRTMRSNPADILRLDDRTGLEHLRANGVSQAFIDWFWASVAMAFINVPVERCSAASMMRVFAQALGHNDVTFGFPMIGLSDLYVPQTIERIERAGGRVRLDSPVAWLLREGERIRGVKLADGESILADQVVLAVPPTGMEPLLTESDRLSGVARQFEPSPYISCYLWFDRKLTDARFWARPWSPKEFNTDFYDLSNIRNADTGVGSMIATNIIWSHRANDMSDEAIIQATLEEISDFVPHVKEAHLLASVVHRIPMSVPCAKPGIETLRPATTAMPGVYLAGDWIDTGLPFCMESAVRSAALAAEAVLHSRGRPVSLALPVPTPGGLSRLVSRRGN; via the coding sequence TTGGCCGACCCCGCTAAGCCGGGCGACCCAGCCCGGCCGGATGCTCTGGTCGTGGGCGCGGGGCTCGCCGGATTGAGCTGTGCCGCGTTCCTGGCGGATGCCGGGCTGCGGGTCCACGTGCTCGAGTCGAGCTCCGTCGCTGGCGGCCGCGCACGGAGCTGGGCGGACCCGACCACAGGACACAGTGTCGACATCGGTCCGCACGTGCTTCTGAACAAATACCCGAACATGCTCGCGCTACTGGAGCGCCTGGGTACGGCTGACCAGATATGCTGGCAGACCGATCATCTATTGACGGTGCTCGACAAGCATCGTCCGATCCGTTTCAAGCAGGCACGACTGCCGCCGCCGCTGCAGTACATCAATAATCTGGGCAGGGTGCTCCCGACAGTGCCCCTGCACCGCCTTCTGACCAACATACCCTTGACTCTGCGAACGATGCGCAGCAATCCGGCTGACATCCTGCGGCTCGATGATCGCACTGGCCTTGAGCATCTGCGCGCCAACGGGGTCAGTCAGGCGTTTATCGACTGGTTCTGGGCCTCGGTGGCGATGGCGTTCATCAACGTCCCGGTCGAGCGATGCTCGGCCGCGTCGATGATGCGCGTCTTCGCCCAGGCGCTGGGGCACAACGATGTCACCTTTGGCTTCCCCATGATCGGACTCAGCGATCTGTATGTGCCGCAGACAATCGAGCGTATAGAGCGAGCCGGCGGACGCGTCAGGTTGGACTCGCCGGTTGCCTGGTTGCTGCGCGAAGGCGAGCGAATACGTGGAGTGAAGCTAGCCGACGGCGAATCGATACTGGCTGATCAGGTGGTGCTCGCGGTACCGCCCACGGGGATGGAGCCCTTACTGACCGAATCCGACCGCTTGAGCGGCGTTGCCAGGCAGTTCGAACCAAGCCCCTACATCAGCTGCTATCTCTGGTTCGACCGTAAGCTCACTGATGCGCGCTTCTGGGCGCGCCCATGGTCGCCAAAAGAGTTCAACACGGACTTTTACGATCTGAGCAACATACGCAATGCCGACACCGGGGTGGGGTCGATGATCGCTACCAACATCATCTGGAGTCACAGGGCAAACGATATGTCGGACGAGGCGATCATCCAGGCGACGCTCGAGGAAATCTCCGATTTCGTACCGCACGTGAAGGAGGCGCATTTGCTGGCTTCGGTGGTGCATCGGATTCCGATGTCGGTGCCGTGCGCCAAGCCAGGCATCGAGACGCTGCGACCGGCTACCACAGCGATGCCGGGCGTGTACCTCGCCGGCGACTGGATCGATACAGGTTTGCCGTTCTGCATGGAAAGCGCGGTGCGTTCAGCTGCACTGGCCGCCGAGGCGGTACTGCACAGCCGCGGCCGGCCTGTCAGTCTGGCCTTGCCGGTGCCCACGCCTGGTGGCTTGTCTCGCCTGGTCAGTCGCCGAGGCAACTGA